One window of the Zea mays cultivar B73 chromosome 3, Zm-B73-REFERENCE-NAM-5.0, whole genome shotgun sequence genome contains the following:
- the LOC100383271 gene encoding uncharacterized protein isoform X1, translating into MDESRKRAVSTANGKNISSSLDEDFGNDFLSSWKLPKSGKDTIDFSVDSVPKSSKKFSFDNLDDFGLNGAFDKLPSFQMGMSDLDFSSPDKKKVKHTSSNADLFEKKKETDKDNFSFSFDFNELGKFSLDGKLGIEEKSTNRFNGKSDPVSSEVKKDTQRGLLAKGNAILEENNSKDKMHTLDTRTSRPSHLTNHENVKNASQPTSNIDVADSSDKMQEHTSVNPATMEQTKVDSVLNDNPGEHPKEIYAMKAAVNIPSQDFSCGAISSEDPTQGPADHVNSKDAPIVNCGKVHVSRESNDDEQSNGLQSRDTSIINSNVSRRPSGQFNSQNEVLEESVSLNEGSQDNQSFSGAPKKFLKKTSHGTTNTEEEISGPKILSCSVQREIRSVEPAPMKERGSFSLLSKSVHMKATRVELTSETALNQSSSASKVIKKMTTHPTDLKREHMQANAVPHKSKTALSKTYSKLASNGLLATSMNAKVDTNAKLGLEPPISGKSSLLNARSSTPHSAGHKVVASHVLLKASNTSDSLQGVPSKDNKSSTISQLTGARITKLGIRSLKSDMALEKESVQVSGTKCSPVTTSRILDSIPEGKPALPSPSIMQKVPEESALNPKAPKVLKHIMRSPAVRKSPRTVPELGNEMILGSGTPKAHVDNAISSRMPPGMGAISDLELPVLENDGNIEKAEACRKELEDICILLKRKHAEAKELAVRAIVNNNTMLMLNHPMIEEKIYSIQKFANDLKSKKYLFEEVGTINSGANDLSSGAWVM; encoded by the exons ATGGACGAATCACGAAAAAGAGCTGTCTCTACTGCAAATGGTAAAAATATAAGTTCATCCCTTG ATGAAGACTTTGGAAATGACTTCCTTTCATCTTGGAAGTTACCAAAATCAGGAAAAGACACGATTGACTTCAGTGTTGACTCAGTTCCCAAGAGTAGCAAGAAATTCAGCTTTGACAACCT AGATGATTTTGGGCTTAATGGAGCCTTTGACAAATTACCGTCCTTTCAAATGGGCATGTCTGATCTGGATTTTTCTAGCCCTGACAAGAAAAAAGTGAAGCACACCAGTTCAAATGCAGATCTTtttgaaaagaaaaaggaaactgACAAGGAcaatttctccttttcttttgattTCAATGA GTTGGGAAAGTTTAGTCTTGATGGAAAGCTAGGAATTGAAGAAAAGAGTACTAATAGATTTAATGGCAAATCTGACCCTGTCTCCTCAGAGGTTAAAAAGGATACACAAAGAGGCCTTTTAGCCAAGGGCAATGCTATCCTTGAAGAGAATAATAGTAAGGATAAAATGCATACACTTGATACTCGCACTTCAAGACCTTCTCATCTGACGAATCATGAGAATGTGAAGAATGCCAGTCAACCAACTTCAAATATCGATGTTGCTGATTCATCTGACAAGATGCAAGAACATACCAGTGTCAATCCTGCAACAATGGAACAAACTAAAGTAGACTCAGTGCTCAATGACAATCCTGGAGAGCATCCTAAAGAGATATATGCAATGAAGGCAGCTGTTAACATACCTTCTCAGGATTTCTCCTGCGGTGCCATATCTAGTGAAGATCCAACACAAGGGCCAGCAGATCATGTGAACAGTAAAGATGCACCTATAGTGAACTGTGGTAAAGTTCATGTATCGAGGGAGAGTAATGATGATGAGCAGTCGAATGGTTTACAATCCAGGGACACCAGCATTATTAATTCCAATGTGTCAAGAAGACCGTCGGGCCAATTTAACTCCCAGAATGAGGTTCTTGAGGAAAGTGTTTCGCTTAATGAAGGAAGTCAAGACAACCAAAGTTTTAGTGGCGCTCCTAAGAAGTTTTTAAAGAAGACATCACATGGGACAACAAATACCGAGGAAGAGATTTCAGGTCCCAAGATTCTCTCTTGTTCAGTGCAGAG GGAAATCAGAAGTGTTGAACCTGCACCGATGAAGGAGAGAGGAAGCTTCTCTCTTTTATCCAAGTCTGTACATATGAAAGCAACCAGGGTTGAACTAACTTCAGAAACAGCCTTAAATCAATCATCCAGTGCAAGTAAAGTGATAAAAAAGATGACTACACATCCTACAGACTTGAAGAG GGAACACATGCAAGCTAATGCAGTCCCTCACAAATCTAAAACTGCTTTATCAAAAACATACAGCAAGCTAGCATCAAATGGGCTATTGGCCACCTCCATGAATGCCAAAGTTGACACGAATGCCAAATTAGG CCTTGAGCCTCCTATCTCGGGGAAGTCGTCTCTACTGAATGCTCGAAGCAGCACACCACATAGCGCTGGACATAAAGTTGTTGCAAGTCATGTGCTTCTAAAAGCTAGCAATACTTCTGATTCATTGCAAGGTGTTCCTTCCAAAGATAATAAATCGTCAACAATTTCTCAACTGACAGGAGCAAG AATCACAAAATTAGGAATCAGAAGTCTGAAATCTGACATGGCCCTAGAGAAAGAATCAGTACAAGTGAGTGGGACAAAGTGTTCCCCGGTAACAACATCCAGAATCCTTGACTCCATTCCTGAAGGAAAACCTGCATTGCCTAGCCCATCCATAATGCAGAAAGTTCCTGAG GAATCAGCTCTAAATCCAAAAGCTCCTAAAGTGCTCAAACACATCATGAGATCTCCAGCTGTAAG AAAATCACCTAGAACTGTTCCGGAGTTGGGAAATGAAATG ATTCTGGGAAGTGGAACTCCAAAAGCTCATGTGGATAATGCAATCTCCTCACGTATGCCACCTGGGATGGGAGCCATTTCAGATCTAGAGTTGCCTGTGTTAGAAAATGATGGAAACATAGAAAAAGCTGAGGCTTGTAGAAAGGAGCTTGAGGAT ATATGCATTCTATTGAAAAGGAAACATGCAGAAGCTAAAGAGCTAGCAGTTCGGGCTATCGTTAACAACAATACGATGCTGATGTTAAACCACCCGATGATTGAGGAGAAA ATTTACTCTATTCAGAAATTTGCGAACGACCTGAAATCCAAGAAGTACTTATTTGAGGAAGTTGGCACCATTAACTCT GGAGCAAATGACTTATCCAGCGGAGCATGGGTAATGTAA
- the LOC100383271 gene encoding uncharacterized protein isoform X4 produces the protein MDESRKRAVSTANGKNISSSLDEDFGNDFLSSWKLPKSGKDTIDFSVDSVPKSSKKFSFDNLDDFGLNGAFDKLPSFQMGMSDLDFSSPDKKKVKHTSSNADLFEKKKETDKDNFSFSFDFNELGKFSLDGKLGIEEKSTNRFNGKSDPVSSEVKKDTQRGLLAKGNAILEENNSKDKMHTLDTRTSRPSHLTNHENVKNASQPTSNIDVADSSDKMQEHTSVNPATMEQTKVDSVLNDNPGEHPKEIYAMKAAVNIPSQDFSCGAISSEDPTQGPADHVNSKDAPIVNCGKVHVSRESNDDEQSNGLQSRDTSIINSNVSRRPSGQFNSQNEVLEESVSLNEGSQDNQSFSGAPKKFLKKTSHGTTNTEEEISGPKILSCSVQREIRSVEPAPMKERGSFSLLSKSVHMKATRVELTSETALNQSSSASKVIKKMTTHPTDLKREHMQANAVPHKSKTALSKTYSKLASNGLLATSMNAKVDTNAKLGLEPPISGKSSLLNARSSTPHSAGHKVVASHVLLKASNTSDSLQGVPSKDNKSSTISQLTGARITKLGIRSLKSDMALEKESVQVSGTKCSPVTTSRILDSIPEGKPALPSPSIMQKVPEESALNPKAPKVLKHIMRSPAVRKSPRTVPELGNEMICILLKRKHAEAKELAVRAIVNNNTMLMLNHPMIEEKIYSIQKFANDLKSKKYLFEEVGTINSGANDLSSGAWVM, from the exons ATGGACGAATCACGAAAAAGAGCTGTCTCTACTGCAAATGGTAAAAATATAAGTTCATCCCTTG ATGAAGACTTTGGAAATGACTTCCTTTCATCTTGGAAGTTACCAAAATCAGGAAAAGACACGATTGACTTCAGTGTTGACTCAGTTCCCAAGAGTAGCAAGAAATTCAGCTTTGACAACCT AGATGATTTTGGGCTTAATGGAGCCTTTGACAAATTACCGTCCTTTCAAATGGGCATGTCTGATCTGGATTTTTCTAGCCCTGACAAGAAAAAAGTGAAGCACACCAGTTCAAATGCAGATCTTtttgaaaagaaaaaggaaactgACAAGGAcaatttctccttttcttttgattTCAATGA GTTGGGAAAGTTTAGTCTTGATGGAAAGCTAGGAATTGAAGAAAAGAGTACTAATAGATTTAATGGCAAATCTGACCCTGTCTCCTCAGAGGTTAAAAAGGATACACAAAGAGGCCTTTTAGCCAAGGGCAATGCTATCCTTGAAGAGAATAATAGTAAGGATAAAATGCATACACTTGATACTCGCACTTCAAGACCTTCTCATCTGACGAATCATGAGAATGTGAAGAATGCCAGTCAACCAACTTCAAATATCGATGTTGCTGATTCATCTGACAAGATGCAAGAACATACCAGTGTCAATCCTGCAACAATGGAACAAACTAAAGTAGACTCAGTGCTCAATGACAATCCTGGAGAGCATCCTAAAGAGATATATGCAATGAAGGCAGCTGTTAACATACCTTCTCAGGATTTCTCCTGCGGTGCCATATCTAGTGAAGATCCAACACAAGGGCCAGCAGATCATGTGAACAGTAAAGATGCACCTATAGTGAACTGTGGTAAAGTTCATGTATCGAGGGAGAGTAATGATGATGAGCAGTCGAATGGTTTACAATCCAGGGACACCAGCATTATTAATTCCAATGTGTCAAGAAGACCGTCGGGCCAATTTAACTCCCAGAATGAGGTTCTTGAGGAAAGTGTTTCGCTTAATGAAGGAAGTCAAGACAACCAAAGTTTTAGTGGCGCTCCTAAGAAGTTTTTAAAGAAGACATCACATGGGACAACAAATACCGAGGAAGAGATTTCAGGTCCCAAGATTCTCTCTTGTTCAGTGCAGAG GGAAATCAGAAGTGTTGAACCTGCACCGATGAAGGAGAGAGGAAGCTTCTCTCTTTTATCCAAGTCTGTACATATGAAAGCAACCAGGGTTGAACTAACTTCAGAAACAGCCTTAAATCAATCATCCAGTGCAAGTAAAGTGATAAAAAAGATGACTACACATCCTACAGACTTGAAGAG GGAACACATGCAAGCTAATGCAGTCCCTCACAAATCTAAAACTGCTTTATCAAAAACATACAGCAAGCTAGCATCAAATGGGCTATTGGCCACCTCCATGAATGCCAAAGTTGACACGAATGCCAAATTAGG CCTTGAGCCTCCTATCTCGGGGAAGTCGTCTCTACTGAATGCTCGAAGCAGCACACCACATAGCGCTGGACATAAAGTTGTTGCAAGTCATGTGCTTCTAAAAGCTAGCAATACTTCTGATTCATTGCAAGGTGTTCCTTCCAAAGATAATAAATCGTCAACAATTTCTCAACTGACAGGAGCAAG AATCACAAAATTAGGAATCAGAAGTCTGAAATCTGACATGGCCCTAGAGAAAGAATCAGTACAAGTGAGTGGGACAAAGTGTTCCCCGGTAACAACATCCAGAATCCTTGACTCCATTCCTGAAGGAAAACCTGCATTGCCTAGCCCATCCATAATGCAGAAAGTTCCTGAG GAATCAGCTCTAAATCCAAAAGCTCCTAAAGTGCTCAAACACATCATGAGATCTCCAGCTGTAAG AAAATCACCTAGAACTGTTCCGGAGTTGGGAAATGAAATG ATATGCATTCTATTGAAAAGGAAACATGCAGAAGCTAAAGAGCTAGCAGTTCGGGCTATCGTTAACAACAATACGATGCTGATGTTAAACCACCCGATGATTGAGGAGAAA ATTTACTCTATTCAGAAATTTGCGAACGACCTGAAATCCAAGAAGTACTTATTTGAGGAAGTTGGCACCATTAACTCT GGAGCAAATGACTTATCCAGCGGAGCATGGGTAATGTAA
- the LOC100383271 gene encoding uncharacterized protein isoform X2: MDESRKRAVSTANDEDFGNDFLSSWKLPKSGKDTIDFSVDSVPKSSKKFSFDNLDDFGLNGAFDKLPSFQMGMSDLDFSSPDKKKVKHTSSNADLFEKKKETDKDNFSFSFDFNELGKFSLDGKLGIEEKSTNRFNGKSDPVSSEVKKDTQRGLLAKGNAILEENNSKDKMHTLDTRTSRPSHLTNHENVKNASQPTSNIDVADSSDKMQEHTSVNPATMEQTKVDSVLNDNPGEHPKEIYAMKAAVNIPSQDFSCGAISSEDPTQGPADHVNSKDAPIVNCGKVHVSRESNDDEQSNGLQSRDTSIINSNVSRRPSGQFNSQNEVLEESVSLNEGSQDNQSFSGAPKKFLKKTSHGTTNTEEEISGPKILSCSVQREIRSVEPAPMKERGSFSLLSKSVHMKATRVELTSETALNQSSSASKVIKKMTTHPTDLKREHMQANAVPHKSKTALSKTYSKLASNGLLATSMNAKVDTNAKLGLEPPISGKSSLLNARSSTPHSAGHKVVASHVLLKASNTSDSLQGVPSKDNKSSTISQLTGARITKLGIRSLKSDMALEKESVQVSGTKCSPVTTSRILDSIPEGKPALPSPSIMQKVPEESALNPKAPKVLKHIMRSPAVRKSPRTVPELGNEMILGSGTPKAHVDNAISSRMPPGMGAISDLELPVLENDGNIEKAEACRKELEDICILLKRKHAEAKELAVRAIVNNNTMLMLNHPMIEEKIYSIQKFANDLKSKKYLFEEVGTINSGANDLSSGAWVM, from the exons ATGGACGAATCACGAAAAAGAGCTGTCTCTACTGCAAATG ATGAAGACTTTGGAAATGACTTCCTTTCATCTTGGAAGTTACCAAAATCAGGAAAAGACACGATTGACTTCAGTGTTGACTCAGTTCCCAAGAGTAGCAAGAAATTCAGCTTTGACAACCT AGATGATTTTGGGCTTAATGGAGCCTTTGACAAATTACCGTCCTTTCAAATGGGCATGTCTGATCTGGATTTTTCTAGCCCTGACAAGAAAAAAGTGAAGCACACCAGTTCAAATGCAGATCTTtttgaaaagaaaaaggaaactgACAAGGAcaatttctccttttcttttgattTCAATGA GTTGGGAAAGTTTAGTCTTGATGGAAAGCTAGGAATTGAAGAAAAGAGTACTAATAGATTTAATGGCAAATCTGACCCTGTCTCCTCAGAGGTTAAAAAGGATACACAAAGAGGCCTTTTAGCCAAGGGCAATGCTATCCTTGAAGAGAATAATAGTAAGGATAAAATGCATACACTTGATACTCGCACTTCAAGACCTTCTCATCTGACGAATCATGAGAATGTGAAGAATGCCAGTCAACCAACTTCAAATATCGATGTTGCTGATTCATCTGACAAGATGCAAGAACATACCAGTGTCAATCCTGCAACAATGGAACAAACTAAAGTAGACTCAGTGCTCAATGACAATCCTGGAGAGCATCCTAAAGAGATATATGCAATGAAGGCAGCTGTTAACATACCTTCTCAGGATTTCTCCTGCGGTGCCATATCTAGTGAAGATCCAACACAAGGGCCAGCAGATCATGTGAACAGTAAAGATGCACCTATAGTGAACTGTGGTAAAGTTCATGTATCGAGGGAGAGTAATGATGATGAGCAGTCGAATGGTTTACAATCCAGGGACACCAGCATTATTAATTCCAATGTGTCAAGAAGACCGTCGGGCCAATTTAACTCCCAGAATGAGGTTCTTGAGGAAAGTGTTTCGCTTAATGAAGGAAGTCAAGACAACCAAAGTTTTAGTGGCGCTCCTAAGAAGTTTTTAAAGAAGACATCACATGGGACAACAAATACCGAGGAAGAGATTTCAGGTCCCAAGATTCTCTCTTGTTCAGTGCAGAG GGAAATCAGAAGTGTTGAACCTGCACCGATGAAGGAGAGAGGAAGCTTCTCTCTTTTATCCAAGTCTGTACATATGAAAGCAACCAGGGTTGAACTAACTTCAGAAACAGCCTTAAATCAATCATCCAGTGCAAGTAAAGTGATAAAAAAGATGACTACACATCCTACAGACTTGAAGAG GGAACACATGCAAGCTAATGCAGTCCCTCACAAATCTAAAACTGCTTTATCAAAAACATACAGCAAGCTAGCATCAAATGGGCTATTGGCCACCTCCATGAATGCCAAAGTTGACACGAATGCCAAATTAGG CCTTGAGCCTCCTATCTCGGGGAAGTCGTCTCTACTGAATGCTCGAAGCAGCACACCACATAGCGCTGGACATAAAGTTGTTGCAAGTCATGTGCTTCTAAAAGCTAGCAATACTTCTGATTCATTGCAAGGTGTTCCTTCCAAAGATAATAAATCGTCAACAATTTCTCAACTGACAGGAGCAAG AATCACAAAATTAGGAATCAGAAGTCTGAAATCTGACATGGCCCTAGAGAAAGAATCAGTACAAGTGAGTGGGACAAAGTGTTCCCCGGTAACAACATCCAGAATCCTTGACTCCATTCCTGAAGGAAAACCTGCATTGCCTAGCCCATCCATAATGCAGAAAGTTCCTGAG GAATCAGCTCTAAATCCAAAAGCTCCTAAAGTGCTCAAACACATCATGAGATCTCCAGCTGTAAG AAAATCACCTAGAACTGTTCCGGAGTTGGGAAATGAAATG ATTCTGGGAAGTGGAACTCCAAAAGCTCATGTGGATAATGCAATCTCCTCACGTATGCCACCTGGGATGGGAGCCATTTCAGATCTAGAGTTGCCTGTGTTAGAAAATGATGGAAACATAGAAAAAGCTGAGGCTTGTAGAAAGGAGCTTGAGGAT ATATGCATTCTATTGAAAAGGAAACATGCAGAAGCTAAAGAGCTAGCAGTTCGGGCTATCGTTAACAACAATACGATGCTGATGTTAAACCACCCGATGATTGAGGAGAAA ATTTACTCTATTCAGAAATTTGCGAACGACCTGAAATCCAAGAAGTACTTATTTGAGGAAGTTGGCACCATTAACTCT GGAGCAAATGACTTATCCAGCGGAGCATGGGTAATGTAA
- the LOC100383271 gene encoding uncharacterized protein isoform X3, which translates to MDESRKRAVSTANDEDFGNDFLSSWKLPKSGKDTIDFSVDSVPKSSKKFSFDNLDDFGLNGAFDKLPSFQMGMSDLDFSSPDKKKVKHTSSNADLFEKKKETDKDNFSFSFDFNELGKFSLDGKLGIEEKSTNRFNGKSDPVSSEVKKDTQRGLLAKGNAILEENNSKDKMHTLDTRTSRPSHLTNHENVKNASQPTSNIDVADSSDKMQEHTSVNPATMEQTKVDSVLNDNPGEHPKEIYAMKAAVNIPSQDFSCGAISSEDPTQGPADHVNSKDAPIVNCGKVHVSRESNDDEQSNGLQSRDTSIINSNVSRRPSGQFNSQNEVLEESVSLNEGSQDNQSFSGAPKKFLKKTSHGTTNTEEEISGPKILSCSVQREIRSVEPAPMKERGSFSLLSKSVHMKATRVELTSETALNQSSSASKVIKKMTTHPTDLKREHMQANAVPHKSKTALSKTYSKLASNGLLATSMNAKVDTNAKLGLEPPISGKSSLLNARSSTPHSAGHKVVASHVLLKASNTSDSLQGVPSKDNKSSTISQLTGARITKLGIRSLKSDMALEKESVQVSGTKCSPVTTSRILDSIPEGKPALPSPSIMQKVPEESALNPKAPKVLKHIMRSPAVRKSPRTVPELGNEMILGSGTPKAHVDNAISSRMPPGMGAISDLELPVLENDGNIEKAEACRKELEDICILLKRKHAEAKELAVRAIVNNNTMLMLNHPMIEEKIYSIQKFANDLKSKKYLFEEVGTINSH; encoded by the exons ATGGACGAATCACGAAAAAGAGCTGTCTCTACTGCAAATG ATGAAGACTTTGGAAATGACTTCCTTTCATCTTGGAAGTTACCAAAATCAGGAAAAGACACGATTGACTTCAGTGTTGACTCAGTTCCCAAGAGTAGCAAGAAATTCAGCTTTGACAACCT AGATGATTTTGGGCTTAATGGAGCCTTTGACAAATTACCGTCCTTTCAAATGGGCATGTCTGATCTGGATTTTTCTAGCCCTGACAAGAAAAAAGTGAAGCACACCAGTTCAAATGCAGATCTTtttgaaaagaaaaaggaaactgACAAGGAcaatttctccttttcttttgattTCAATGA GTTGGGAAAGTTTAGTCTTGATGGAAAGCTAGGAATTGAAGAAAAGAGTACTAATAGATTTAATGGCAAATCTGACCCTGTCTCCTCAGAGGTTAAAAAGGATACACAAAGAGGCCTTTTAGCCAAGGGCAATGCTATCCTTGAAGAGAATAATAGTAAGGATAAAATGCATACACTTGATACTCGCACTTCAAGACCTTCTCATCTGACGAATCATGAGAATGTGAAGAATGCCAGTCAACCAACTTCAAATATCGATGTTGCTGATTCATCTGACAAGATGCAAGAACATACCAGTGTCAATCCTGCAACAATGGAACAAACTAAAGTAGACTCAGTGCTCAATGACAATCCTGGAGAGCATCCTAAAGAGATATATGCAATGAAGGCAGCTGTTAACATACCTTCTCAGGATTTCTCCTGCGGTGCCATATCTAGTGAAGATCCAACACAAGGGCCAGCAGATCATGTGAACAGTAAAGATGCACCTATAGTGAACTGTGGTAAAGTTCATGTATCGAGGGAGAGTAATGATGATGAGCAGTCGAATGGTTTACAATCCAGGGACACCAGCATTATTAATTCCAATGTGTCAAGAAGACCGTCGGGCCAATTTAACTCCCAGAATGAGGTTCTTGAGGAAAGTGTTTCGCTTAATGAAGGAAGTCAAGACAACCAAAGTTTTAGTGGCGCTCCTAAGAAGTTTTTAAAGAAGACATCACATGGGACAACAAATACCGAGGAAGAGATTTCAGGTCCCAAGATTCTCTCTTGTTCAGTGCAGAG GGAAATCAGAAGTGTTGAACCTGCACCGATGAAGGAGAGAGGAAGCTTCTCTCTTTTATCCAAGTCTGTACATATGAAAGCAACCAGGGTTGAACTAACTTCAGAAACAGCCTTAAATCAATCATCCAGTGCAAGTAAAGTGATAAAAAAGATGACTACACATCCTACAGACTTGAAGAG GGAACACATGCAAGCTAATGCAGTCCCTCACAAATCTAAAACTGCTTTATCAAAAACATACAGCAAGCTAGCATCAAATGGGCTATTGGCCACCTCCATGAATGCCAAAGTTGACACGAATGCCAAATTAGG CCTTGAGCCTCCTATCTCGGGGAAGTCGTCTCTACTGAATGCTCGAAGCAGCACACCACATAGCGCTGGACATAAAGTTGTTGCAAGTCATGTGCTTCTAAAAGCTAGCAATACTTCTGATTCATTGCAAGGTGTTCCTTCCAAAGATAATAAATCGTCAACAATTTCTCAACTGACAGGAGCAAG AATCACAAAATTAGGAATCAGAAGTCTGAAATCTGACATGGCCCTAGAGAAAGAATCAGTACAAGTGAGTGGGACAAAGTGTTCCCCGGTAACAACATCCAGAATCCTTGACTCCATTCCTGAAGGAAAACCTGCATTGCCTAGCCCATCCATAATGCAGAAAGTTCCTGAG GAATCAGCTCTAAATCCAAAAGCTCCTAAAGTGCTCAAACACATCATGAGATCTCCAGCTGTAAG AAAATCACCTAGAACTGTTCCGGAGTTGGGAAATGAAATG ATTCTGGGAAGTGGAACTCCAAAAGCTCATGTGGATAATGCAATCTCCTCACGTATGCCACCTGGGATGGGAGCCATTTCAGATCTAGAGTTGCCTGTGTTAGAAAATGATGGAAACATAGAAAAAGCTGAGGCTTGTAGAAAGGAGCTTGAGGAT ATATGCATTCTATTGAAAAGGAAACATGCAGAAGCTAAAGAGCTAGCAGTTCGGGCTATCGTTAACAACAATACGATGCTGATGTTAAACCACCCGATGATTGAGGAGAAA ATTTACTCTATTCAGAAATTTGCGAACGACCTGAAATCCAAGAAGTACTTATTTGAGGAAGTTGGCACCATTAACTCT CACTGA